GCCGCCGAGCACCAGCGTGGCGGCGGTACTGACGGCCAGCACGGCGAGCAGTCGGGGGGTCAGCCACTCGCGGCGGGGCACCCGGCGCCGCGGGCCGGTCGGCTCGCTGGCACCCCGGATGGGCGGGTTGAGCAGCCACAGGCCGATCCCGGCGGCGACGATGCCGGTACCGACCAGGTACAGGGTCGTGCGCGCGGAGATCGCCGTGACCAGGGCCACTGCCAGCGCCGGGCCGATCATGAAGGACAGCTCCACCGACATCGAGTCCAGCGCGTACGCCGGGCGGCGCCGGTCCTCCGGGACCATCGCGGCGATCGACTGGCGGACCACCGAGAAGATGGGCAGGGCGAGCGAGCCGGCCACGAAGGCGGCCGGCAGCAGCAGTGGGTACGACAGCGAGGGCGCGGTGGTCCAGAACACCGCCTCGGCGATCGCGGTGAGCACCAGGACGGGGCGCAGGCCACGCCGGTCCACCAGCCGGCCGAGCAGCGGGCCGCCGATCGCCGCGCCTACCGTGACGGCCGCGCCGACCAGGCCGGCCGCCCCGTAGCCCCGGTCGAGGTCGAGCACGACGTAGAAGGTCAGCGTCACACCGGTCGCGGTGAGTGGGATGCGGGCGAGGACGGCGAGCAGCAGCAGCGACCGCAGGCCGGGCACGGCGAGCGCTTCCCGGTAAGGCTTCATGTTCACGTGGGTCCGTACCTCCGGCGACATCCTCGACCGGCGGCGGGCGGATGACCAACCAATTACCGCCTCATGCGGCCCTGATCACAGGCTGACCGTGCATGGTCACCCCGGCGCCGTCCAGTGCCCGCAGCGCCACGTCGGTGGTCTCCGGAGCGACCGCGGCGGTCAGTTCGAGCAGCACGGTGGTGGCGAAGCCCTCCCGGGCGGCGTCCAGCGCGGTCGCCCGGATGCAGTGGTCGGTGGCGATGCCGACTACGTCGACCTGGTCCACGTCGTGCCGGCGCAGCCAGTCGGCCAGGCACTCGCCGTCGTCGGCGTGCCCGTCGAACCCGGAGTACGCCGCCGCGTGCTCGCCCTTGTGGAAGATCGCCTCGACCCGCCCGGTGTCCAGATCGGGGTGGAACTCCGAGCCGCTGGTGCCGACCACGCAGTGCCGGGGCCAGGACTCCACGAAGTCCGGCGGATCGCCGAAGTGCGCGCCCGGGTCGATGTGGTAGTCCTTGGTGGCGACCACGTGTGCCCAGCGGTCCGGCTCGGCGGCGAGCAGTCGGGAGATGCCGGCGGCCACATCCGCGCCGCCCCCGACGGCCAGCGAGCCGCCTTCGCAGAAGTCGTTCTGCACGTCCACGATGATCAGTGCGTTGGCCATCGAGGTCTCCCTCTCCTCATGATCGGGTCTGCGGTGCCGGTCCTGGATGAGCTCAGTCGGCGGGTACGACGCTGACCGGTACGGCCGGGTCGCCGCCGGAGAGCTTCAGCCCCTCCCACGGGATGGAGATCAGGCATTCGCGCAGGTGCTCCCGCGACTCGTCCAGCGACGGTAGGGCCACCGGCTCGCCGTCGACCACGTACGAGCGCTGGAGCATCCGGTCGTTGGGCTGCCGGTCCGGTACGCCCTGCGGGACGATGATCTCCTCGGTGGCGGTGCCGGTCGGCTTGTGCCGGCGGACTGCCACCTTTCGGCCACCGATGGTCGCCTTGTGCTCGGAGCGCTTCACCACCGGCCGCCCCTCGACCTCGACGAGCTTGTAGACCAGCCCGGCGGTCGGCGCACCGGAGCCGGTGACCACGGCTGTGCCCGCGCCGTACATGTCGACCGGCTCGGCCGCCAGCGAGGCGATGGCGTGCTCGTCCAGGTCGCCGGAGACGATGATCTTGGTCTCGGTGGCGCCCAGCGAGTCCAGCAGCTCCCGGGACTGCTGAGCGATCACCGCCAGGTCACCCGAGTCGATCCGTACCGCCCGCAGCTCCGGCCCGGCCACCGCGATCGCGTTGCGAATGCCCTGGCTGATGTCGTACGTGTCGACCAGCAGCGTGGTGTCCTTGCCCAGCGTGGCGACCTGCGAGGCGAACGCCGCCCGCTCGTCGTGGTGCAGC
The nucleotide sequence above comes from Micromonospora sp. NBC_00389. Encoded proteins:
- a CDS encoding MFS transporter produces the protein MSPEVRTHVNMKPYREALAVPGLRSLLLLAVLARIPLTATGVTLTFYVVLDLDRGYGAAGLVGAAVTVGAAIGGPLLGRLVDRRGLRPVLVLTAIAEAVFWTTAPSLSYPLLLPAAFVAGSLALPIFSVVRQSIAAMVPEDRRRPAYALDSMSVELSFMIGPALAVALVTAISARTTLYLVGTGIVAAGIGLWLLNPPIRGASEPTGPRRRVPRREWLTPRLLAVLAVSTAATLVLGGTDVAVVAVLRASGEVGWTGAVLSIWAVASLAGGFAYGAVHRPISPLALTAALGLCTIPIGLGGAHWWLLCLALIPAGALCAPTIAAASDAVSRLAPPEVRGEAMGLHGSAVTVGIAIGAPLAGAVIDASAPLWGFVVTGALGALVTLVVLPIELRRRRNAVTAAPAPPVEADVTPATR
- a CDS encoding isochorismatase family protein, whose product is MANALIIVDVQNDFCEGGSLAVGGGADVAAGISRLLAAEPDRWAHVVATKDYHIDPGAHFGDPPDFVESWPRHCVVGTSGSEFHPDLDTGRVEAIFHKGEHAAAYSGFDGHADDGECLADWLRRHDVDQVDVVGIATDHCIRATALDAAREGFATTVLLELTAAVAPETTDVALRALDGAGVTMHGQPVIRAA
- a CDS encoding nicotinate phosphoribosyltransferase, whose protein sequence is MSTLRPALLTDHYELTMVSAALKDGTADRRCVFEVFSRRLPTGRRYGVVAGTARLIDLIRDFRFDPTEIDFLSRTGVVDEAGAAWLADYRFTGDIDGYAEGELFFPNSPILTVSGGFAECVVLETLVLSVLNHDSAVAAAAARMVTAARGRALIEMGSRRAHEEAAVAAARAAYLAGFRFTSNLAAGARYGIPTAGTAAHAFTLLHHDERAAFASQVATLGKDTTLLVDTYDISQGIRNAIAVAGPELRAVRIDSGDLAVIAQQSRELLDSLGATETKIIVSGDLDEHAIASLAAEPVDMYGAGTAVVTGSGAPTAGLVYKLVEVEGRPVVKRSEHKATIGGRKVAVRRHKPTGTATEEIIVPQGVPDRQPNDRMLQRSYVVDGEPVALPSLDESREHLRECLISIPWEGLKLSGGDPAVPVSVVPAD